In a genomic window of Chrysemys picta bellii isolate R12L10 chromosome 1, ASM1138683v2, whole genome shotgun sequence:
- the LOC135980797 gene encoding uncharacterized protein LOC135980797 encodes MESSQDRKRAPAWTEREVRDLLAIWGDEAVIAELRSSKRNGKVLEKISKAMKDRGHNRDTQQCRVKIKELRQAYHKAREANGRSGAEPQTCRYYAELHAILGGAATTTPTVCYDSLTGETHREDGSGNEEDDDGGTVGSSQQQGSGETGFPNSQDMFVTLDLEPVTPELTQDPQGTQETSAANVSPSQRLVNIRKRKRRTRDEMFTELQMSAQADRAQQNAWRQSMSEMRKAQYEREERWRAESREEQSKWRAEDDRWRQLADRRQEAMLRLLEHQTDMLERMVELQERQQEQRPPLQPLCNQQPSSPSSIASSPRRPRTRWGGLRPPSHSTPDDRPSIRRLAFNKT; translated from the exons atggagtcctcccaggatcgcaaaagagctccagcatggaccgaacgggaggtacgagatctgctcgccatatggggagatgaagcagtgatagctgaactccgtagcagtaaaagaaatggaaaagtattagaaaagatctccaaggccatgaaggaccgaggccataacagggacacacagcagtgccgcgtgaaaattaaggagctacggcaagcttaccacaaagccagagaagcaaacggaaggtccggggcagagccgcaaacttgccgctactacgcggagctgcatgcgatcctagggggtgcagccaccactaccccaaccgtgtgctatgactctctcactggagaaacacacagggaagacggttcggggaacgaggaagatgacgatggaggtactgtaggtagctcacagcagcaaggaagcggagaaaccggtttccccaacagccaggatatgtttgtgaccctggacctggaaccagtaacccccgaactcacccaagaccctcagggcacacaggagacctctg ctgcaaatgtttctccttcgcagaggctcgtgaacattagaaagagaaaacgtaggacaagggacgagatgttcacggagctgcagatgtccgcccaggctgatagagcacagcagaatgcgtggaggcagtcaatgtcggagatgagaaaagcccaatatgaacgagaggagaggtggcgggctgaatcgcgggaagaacagagcaagtggcgggctgaagacgataggtggcgtcagcttgcagacagacggcaagaggcaatgctccgtctgctggagcatcaaactgatatgctcgagcgtatggttgagttgcaggaaaggcagcaggagcagagaccgccgctacagcccctgtgtaaccaacagccctcctccccaagttccatagcctcctcacccagacgcccaagaacacggtgggggggcctccgtccacccagtcactccaccccagatgatcgcccaagcattagaaggctggccttcaataagacttaa